Proteins encoded within one genomic window of Labrys wisconsinensis:
- a CDS encoding amino acid ABC transporter ATP-binding protein, whose translation MSEPSESCVVQAENVEKWFGPLQVLKGVSLSVRRGEVVVIVGPSGSGKTTFVRCINHLEKIQGGRILVNGHLIGYRQAGKRLVEDRERNIARQRRDIGMVFQRFNLFPHLTALGNIVEAPIQVRGIDRARAEAEGAALLKRVGLAEKADAYPAQLSGGQQQRVAIARALAMKPALMLFDEPTSALDPEMVGEVLEVMQELAREGMTMVVVTHEMGFAREVADRVVMMDGGQVVEEAPPALFFTAPRSERTRSFLARLL comes from the coding sequence GTGAGCGAGCCCTCCGAATCCTGCGTGGTGCAGGCCGAGAACGTGGAGAAGTGGTTCGGACCGCTCCAGGTGCTCAAGGGCGTGTCCCTCTCGGTCCGGCGCGGCGAGGTGGTGGTGATCGTCGGCCCGTCCGGCTCCGGCAAGACCACCTTCGTGCGCTGCATCAACCATCTGGAGAAGATCCAGGGCGGCCGCATCCTGGTGAACGGCCATCTCATCGGCTATCGCCAGGCGGGCAAGCGCCTGGTGGAGGACCGTGAGCGCAACATCGCCCGCCAGCGCCGGGACATCGGCATGGTGTTCCAGCGCTTCAACCTCTTCCCCCATCTCACGGCCCTCGGCAACATCGTCGAGGCGCCGATCCAGGTCCGCGGCATCGACAGGGCCCGGGCCGAGGCGGAAGGGGCGGCGTTGCTGAAGCGGGTCGGCCTCGCCGAAAAGGCGGACGCCTATCCCGCCCAGCTTTCCGGCGGCCAGCAGCAGCGCGTGGCGATCGCCCGGGCGCTGGCGATGAAGCCGGCGCTGATGCTGTTCGACGAGCCGACGAGCGCCCTCGACCCGGAAATGGTCGGCGAGGTCCTGGAGGTCATGCAGGAGCTGGCCCGCGAGGGCATGACCATGGTGGTCGTGACCCACGAGATGGGATTCGCGCGGGAGGTGGCCGACCGCGTGGTGATGATGGACGGCGGCCAGGTGGTGGAGGAGGCGCCCCCGGCCCTGTTCTTCACCGCGCCGCGCTCCGAACGCACGCGCTCCTTCCTCGCCCGCCTGCTGTGA
- a CDS encoding CBS domain-containing protein: MTVAHILKGKGRDIVTLPPHRTMADAARLLAEKRIGAVIITGADGAIAGILSERDVVRALAQSGPAALDHAISKHMTAKVATGRESDTLQDLMSQMTLGKFRHVPIVEQGRLIGIVSIGDVVKYRLAEIEAETQAMRDYISA, encoded by the coding sequence ATGACTGTTGCCCATATCCTGAAAGGCAAGGGGCGGGACATCGTCACCCTGCCGCCGCACCGGACCATGGCGGACGCCGCCAGGCTCCTGGCTGAGAAGCGTATCGGCGCCGTGATCATCACCGGCGCGGACGGCGCCATCGCCGGGATCCTGTCGGAACGCGACGTGGTGCGGGCGCTGGCCCAGTCGGGCCCGGCGGCGCTCGACCATGCCATCTCCAAGCACATGACCGCGAAGGTGGCGACCGGGCGCGAGAGCGACACGCTGCAGGACCTGATGAGCCAGATGACGCTCGGCAAGTTCCGCCACGTGCCGATCGTCGAGCAGGGCCGGCTGATCGGCATCGTCTCGATCGGCGACGTGGTCAAGTACCGGCTCGCCGAGATCGAGGCCGAGACCCAGGCGATGCGCGACTACATCTCGGCCTGA
- a CDS encoding cold-shock protein: protein MSTGTVKWFNSQKGYGFIQPDDGSKDVFVHISAVERAGLYDLREGQKISYELVQDRRSGKMSADKLQAA, encoded by the coding sequence ATGAGCACGGGCACCGTCAAGTGGTTCAACTCCCAGAAGGGCTACGGCTTCATTCAGCCGGACGATGGCAGCAAGGACGTGTTCGTCCACATCAGCGCCGTCGAGCGTGCCGGTCTTTATGACCTTCGTGAAGGTCAGAAGATCAGCTATGAGTTGGTGCAGGATCGCCGTTCTGGTAAGATGTCTGCCGACAAGCTTCAGGCTGCCTGA
- the rpsU gene encoding 30S ribosomal protein S21, translating into MQVLVRDNNVEQAMKALKRKLQREGVFREMKLRNAYEKPSERRVREKAEAIRRARKLARKQAQKEGLLPAPKAKPRGAPGVGARPAPR; encoded by the coding sequence TTGCAGGTCTTGGTCCGCGACAACAACGTCGAACAGGCGATGAAGGCTCTGAAGCGCAAGCTCCAGCGCGAAGGCGTGTTCCGGGAGATGAAGCTTCGGAACGCTTATGAGAAGCCGTCCGAGCGCCGGGTGCGCGAGAAGGCCGAGGCTATCCGGCGCGCCCGCAAGCTCGCCCGCAAGCAGGCGCAGAAGGAAGGCTTGCTGCCGGCGCCGAAGGCCAAGCCGCGCGGCGCTCCTGGCGTCGGGGCTCGCCCGGCACCGCGCTGA
- a CDS encoding rhomboid family intramembrane serine protease yields the protein MNEMVRPPIEPAAREPAINAPRVVVALLALLAGIHLIWTFASDQLKLQIILLFAFLPARYDPAVLQGEILPGGAGADVWTFLTYAFLHGSWAHLVFNGIWMLAFGSAVAWRFGTARFLLFSAVCSVAGAATHLAVHWGDEAVVIGASAAISGYMAAATRFMFQPGAPLGLFRIGGATAFRVPALPLREVLRDRRVLVFLVIWFAANLLTGLGTLSLGGEGPAIAWEAHVGGFLAGLVLFPLFDPVLPGDQPGPAIEAGPPPE from the coding sequence ATGAACGAGATGGTGCGACCGCCGATCGAACCCGCTGCCCGCGAGCCGGCGATCAACGCCCCCCGCGTCGTCGTGGCGCTGCTGGCGCTGCTGGCCGGGATCCACCTGATCTGGACCTTCGCCTCTGATCAGCTCAAGCTGCAGATCATCCTGCTCTTCGCCTTCCTGCCGGCGCGCTACGACCCGGCCGTGCTGCAGGGCGAGATCCTGCCCGGCGGGGCCGGGGCGGACGTGTGGACCTTCCTCACCTATGCTTTCCTGCACGGGAGTTGGGCTCATCTCGTCTTCAACGGCATCTGGATGCTGGCCTTCGGCTCGGCGGTGGCCTGGCGCTTCGGCACCGCCCGCTTCCTGTTGTTCTCGGCCGTGTGCTCGGTCGCCGGAGCGGCCACGCATCTCGCGGTGCACTGGGGCGACGAGGCGGTGGTGATCGGCGCCTCGGCCGCCATTTCCGGCTACATGGCCGCGGCGACCCGCTTCATGTTCCAGCCCGGCGCGCCGCTCGGCCTGTTCCGCATCGGTGGTGCGACGGCGTTCCGTGTCCCCGCCCTGCCGCTGCGCGAGGTCCTGCGCGACCGGCGCGTGCTGGTGTTCCTGGTGATCTGGTTCGCGGCGAATCTGCTCACCGGTCTCGGCACCCTGTCGCTGGGCGGGGAGGGGCCGGCCATCGCCTGGGAGGCGCATGTCGGCGGGTTCCTCGCCGGGCTGGTGCTGTTCCCGCTGTTCGATCCGGTGCTGCCGGGTGACCAGCCGGGACCGGCGATCGAGGCCGGGCCGCCGCCGGAGTGA
- a CDS encoding PAS domain-containing protein, whose protein sequence is MTMKHAATRDLYCYWDSLRGTRMAPERVDIDPGAIRRVLGDTFIVEVDEQRSYPYRLAGTRLCALMGHELRGLSALEVWNGADAVEMRRLLSAVSDDSAAVVAGIEAISNQGHSLEVELLLLPLRHHGKTHSRILGSLTPGDVPYWIGVCPIERMVIRSIRILWPSTREPITTTPIPPPLPPGVRRFGHLTIVDGGRR, encoded by the coding sequence ATGACAATGAAGCACGCGGCAACGCGCGATCTTTACTGCTATTGGGACAGTCTGCGCGGCACGCGGATGGCCCCGGAGCGCGTCGACATCGACCCCGGCGCCATTCGCCGCGTCCTGGGCGACACCTTCATCGTGGAAGTCGACGAGCAGCGCAGCTACCCCTATCGCCTGGCGGGCACGCGCCTGTGCGCCCTGATGGGCCACGAGCTGCGCGGCCTCTCCGCGCTGGAGGTCTGGAACGGCGCGGACGCAGTGGAGATGAGACGGCTGCTGTCGGCGGTCTCCGACGATTCGGCCGCCGTGGTGGCCGGCATCGAAGCCATCTCCAACCAGGGCCATTCGCTCGAGGTGGAGCTGCTGCTGCTGCCGCTGCGTCATCACGGCAAGACGCATTCGCGCATCCTCGGCAGCCTGACGCCGGGCGATGTGCCATATTGGATCGGCGTGTGCCCGATCGAGCGCATGGTGATCCGCTCGATCCGCATCCTGTGGCCCTCGACCCGCGAGCCGATCACCACCACGCCGATCCCCCCGCCCCTGCCCCCGGGCGTGCGCCGTTTCGGCCATCTGACCATCGTCGACGGCGGCCGGCGCTGA
- a CDS encoding PilZ domain-containing protein yields the protein MIAQPFSIAEDRRRHQRVKISLLGRYMLETRREYPCQAVNMSPGGVALVAPVVGNPGERVVCYLDHVGRIEGQIVRHLPNGFAMTISATARKREKFAAQLTWLANRHVLNLPEDRRHERILPKNPRSTLTLTNGTVYPCRVIDMSLSGAAIATDLKIELGSAVMLGRMQSHVIRHFEGGVGIQFRHEQLPSVLEAEFGGL from the coding sequence ATGATCGCGCAGCCATTTTCCATCGCCGAGGACCGCCGCCGGCATCAGCGGGTGAAGATCTCGTTGCTCGGCCGCTACATGCTCGAGACGCGGCGGGAATATCCGTGCCAGGCCGTCAACATGTCCCCGGGCGGCGTGGCTCTGGTCGCGCCCGTGGTCGGCAATCCCGGCGAGCGGGTGGTGTGCTATCTCGACCATGTCGGCCGGATCGAGGGCCAGATCGTCCGGCACCTGCCGAACGGCTTCGCCATGACGATCTCCGCCACCGCGCGCAAGCGGGAGAAGTTCGCGGCGCAGCTGACCTGGCTCGCCAACCGCCATGTCCTCAACCTGCCCGAGGATCGGCGCCACGAGCGCATCCTGCCCAAGAATCCGCGCTCGACCCTGACGTTGACCAACGGCACGGTCTATCCCTGCCGGGTGATCGACATGTCGCTCTCCGGAGCCGCGATCGCCACCGACCTCAAGATCGAGCTCGGCAGCGCGGTGATGCTCGGGCGCATGCAGTCGCACGTCATCCGCCATTTCGAGGGCGGCGTCGGCATCCAGTTCAGGCACGAGCAGCTGCCCAGCGTCCTGGAAGCGGAGTTCGGCGGGCTCTGA
- a CDS encoding ABC transporter permease subunit: MSGTDQLDRPADRVGGAAAARSLVRALGMLPVLVLLCAAFSISTGRFASVQNLVIVLQQASINLVLACGMTFVILTGGIDLSIGSVLAASAMAALIVSLDPGYAALAIPAALVVGLGFGLVNGALIAAVRLPPFIVTLGALTAIRGCARLLGKDTTVFNADLGYAVIGNGSLFGIPWLVIIALGIVLASWFVLRHTVLGVYIYAIGGNPDAARLAGVKVGSVLVFVYAVSGLTAGLGGVMASARLYAANGLQLGQSYELDAIAAVILGGTSFVGGIGSIWGTLVGALIIAVLSNGLILTGVPDVWQYIVKGLIIIGAVTLDRFRLQGGART; the protein is encoded by the coding sequence ATGAGCGGAACAGACCAACTCGACCGGCCGGCGGACCGCGTGGGGGGCGCTGCGGCGGCCCGCTCCCTGGTCCGGGCCCTCGGCATGCTGCCGGTGCTCGTCCTCCTGTGCGCGGCCTTCTCCATCTCCACCGGTCGCTTCGCCTCCGTCCAGAACCTGGTCATCGTGCTCCAGCAGGCCTCGATCAACCTGGTGCTGGCCTGCGGCATGACCTTCGTCATCCTGACGGGCGGCATCGACCTGTCGATCGGGTCCGTGCTGGCGGCCTCGGCGATGGCGGCGCTGATCGTCTCCCTCGATCCCGGCTATGCGGCCCTGGCGATTCCCGCCGCCCTCGTCGTCGGCCTGGGGTTCGGCCTCGTCAACGGCGCCCTGATCGCGGCCGTCCGGCTGCCGCCCTTCATCGTGACGCTCGGGGCCCTGACGGCCATCCGCGGCTGCGCGCGGCTCCTGGGCAAGGACACCACGGTGTTCAATGCCGATCTCGGCTACGCCGTCATCGGCAACGGCAGCCTGTTCGGCATTCCCTGGCTGGTGATCATCGCCCTCGGGATCGTCCTCGCCTCCTGGTTCGTCCTGCGGCACACGGTGCTCGGCGTCTACATCTACGCGATCGGCGGCAATCCCGACGCTGCCCGCCTGGCGGGCGTCAAGGTGGGGTCAGTGCTGGTCTTCGTCTATGCGGTGTCGGGGCTCACGGCCGGGCTCGGCGGCGTGATGGCCTCGGCCAGGCTCTATGCCGCCAACGGGCTCCAGCTCGGCCAGTCCTACGAGCTCGACGCGATCGCCGCGGTGATTCTCGGCGGCACCTCCTTCGTCGGCGGCATCGGCTCGATCTGGGGCACGCTGGTGGGCGCCCTGATCATCGCGGTCCTGTCCAACGGGCTGATTCTGACCGGCGTGCCGGATGTCTGGCAGTATATCGTCAAGGGCCTGATCATCATCGGCGCGGTGACGCTGGACCGCTTCAGGCTGCAAGGCGGCGCGCGCACGTAG
- a CDS encoding sugar ABC transporter ATP-binding protein, with protein MAEAAPLMEMRGIAKTFGAVRALRGVDLEVRSGEIHALMGENGAGKSTLIKILAGAVRADPGGRLVFAGRDVSIAAPGDARRLGIAVIYQELSLAPNLTVWENVGLGRERTRGGLVDRASMRRGCAAVLDRLGASFGPDTPVSRLSIAERQLVEIARALSVDAKILVMDEPTTALSSRETDRLFHLIRRLRDEGLAIIYISHRMAEIYELADRCSVLRDGRHVGTLTRAELSSQTLIRMMVGRDLADFYRKEHRAGSFGRPVLEVEGLCDGRRVHPCSLDVRAGEVVGLAGLVGAGRTELARLICGAERPRAGVVRVEGRPVRAATPAGAMAAGIVYLSEDRKGQGLFLDMTIEDNINLCVMARDAAPPGLRRFGIAARRAGEAVRRLSIRAKSIRVAVGALSGGNQQKVLIARLLETAPKVLILDEPTRGVDIGAKSDIYKLIDGLARGGVAVLMISSELPEVVGIADRVLVMRDGRIAGSLDGEAISQEAIIAMATGDGRPRNGMQT; from the coding sequence ATGGCTGAGGCGGCCCCCCTCATGGAGATGCGCGGCATCGCCAAGACGTTCGGGGCGGTGCGAGCCCTGCGCGGCGTGGATCTGGAGGTCCGCTCCGGCGAGATACACGCCTTGATGGGCGAGAACGGAGCCGGCAAGTCGACCCTGATCAAGATCCTCGCCGGGGCGGTCCGGGCCGATCCGGGCGGCCGGCTCGTCTTCGCCGGCCGGGACGTGTCGATCGCCGCGCCGGGCGATGCCCGCCGCCTCGGCATCGCGGTGATCTACCAGGAGCTCTCCCTCGCGCCCAACCTGACGGTCTGGGAGAATGTCGGCCTTGGTCGCGAGAGGACCAGGGGCGGCCTGGTCGACCGCGCCTCGATGCGGCGCGGCTGCGCAGCCGTCCTCGACCGGCTTGGAGCGTCCTTCGGACCGGACACGCCGGTTTCCCGGCTCTCCATCGCCGAGCGGCAGCTGGTCGAGATCGCGCGGGCCCTGTCGGTCGACGCGAAGATCCTCGTCATGGACGAGCCGACGACGGCGCTGTCGTCCCGCGAGACCGACCGGCTGTTCCACCTGATCCGGCGGCTGCGGGACGAGGGGCTCGCGATCATCTACATCTCGCATCGCATGGCCGAGATCTACGAGCTGGCCGACCGCTGCTCGGTCCTGCGCGACGGCCGCCATGTCGGCACGCTGACGCGGGCCGAGCTGTCCTCGCAGACCCTGATCCGGATGATGGTCGGGCGCGACCTGGCGGACTTCTACAGGAAGGAGCACCGGGCCGGCAGCTTCGGCAGGCCGGTGCTGGAGGTGGAGGGCCTTTGCGACGGGCGCCGCGTGCATCCGTGCTCGCTGGACGTGAGGGCCGGGGAGGTCGTCGGGCTCGCCGGACTGGTCGGGGCGGGGCGGACGGAGCTTGCCCGCCTGATCTGCGGCGCGGAACGCCCGCGCGCCGGCGTGGTCCGCGTCGAAGGGCGCCCGGTCCGGGCCGCGACGCCGGCCGGCGCCATGGCGGCGGGCATCGTCTACCTCTCGGAAGACCGGAAGGGGCAGGGGCTGTTCCTCGACATGACCATCGAGGACAACATCAACCTGTGCGTCATGGCCAGGGATGCGGCGCCGCCCGGGCTGCGCCGCTTCGGGATTGCGGCACGGCGCGCCGGCGAGGCGGTCCGCCGTCTCTCCATCCGGGCGAAATCGATTCGCGTCGCCGTCGGAGCCCTGTCCGGCGGCAACCAGCAGAAGGTCCTGATCGCCCGCCTGCTCGAGACGGCACCGAAGGTCCTGATCCTCGATGAGCCGACCCGCGGCGTGGACATCGGCGCCAAGTCCGACATCTACAAGCTGATCGACGGGCTGGCCCGCGGCGGCGTCGCCGTCCTGATGATCTCGAGCGAGCTGCCGGAGGTCGTCGGCATCGCCGATCGCGTCCTGGTCATGCGCGACGGGCGCATCGCCGGCAGCCTCGACGGCGAGGCCATCTCCCAGGAGGCGATCATCGCAATGGCGACCGGGGACGGGCGCCCGCGCAACGGGATGCAGACATGA
- a CDS encoding FGGY-family carbohydrate kinase, which translates to MSGSDAILVGIDIGTTNLKAVALHPDGRVAAVVRRPMVVRSGGAGATEFDLDALDRDLLGALRELVDRLAAEGVAPVRIAGIGVASIGESFVGLDREGRRVSPCPTWYDRRTTNRRADWGLSPAHWFEITGMVDDDIYTVHRIGWWRTAGADWPGRVHRWMLVADYATFLLCGQVVGSPSLAARSGLADRRDGRWSGEILGHAGLDVASLPELRPAGSPAGTLLREVGKATGLPVGLPVVNAGHDHPCAGLGCGLVDPGGMIDSTGTSEALKTVVDRALTYDEVGGGRYDCYPHAVPGRFLLSGHVPASGGLLDWLVKLLSGPSPAPDAVRELWRLAALSPPGANGVRVAPFLQGTGAPWNQRARRAGIASLGGASGPGDVLRAGVEALAAWLAVNLEAFEAIAGVRPRQVTLAGGGARNALANAIKAAFLDRPFVIPDVAEAAGAGAALVAGLGVGLFPDATAAAALGGIGRQAVPVDPALAAAYAGLRDEIVLHLKAEAGAHG; encoded by the coding sequence ATGTCCGGCTCGGACGCCATCCTGGTCGGCATCGACATCGGCACCACCAATCTCAAGGCGGTGGCGCTGCATCCGGACGGGCGTGTCGCGGCGGTGGTCCGCCGCCCCATGGTCGTCCGTTCGGGCGGCGCCGGCGCGACGGAGTTCGACCTCGATGCGCTGGACCGCGACCTGCTCGGCGCCCTGCGCGAGCTCGTCGACCGGCTGGCGGCCGAGGGCGTCGCGCCGGTGCGGATCGCCGGCATCGGCGTCGCCAGCATCGGCGAGAGCTTCGTCGGCCTCGACCGGGAGGGCCGGCGCGTCTCGCCGTGCCCGACCTGGTACGACCGGCGGACCACGAACCGACGTGCGGATTGGGGGCTGTCGCCGGCGCACTGGTTCGAGATCACCGGGATGGTGGACGACGACATCTATACCGTCCATCGCATCGGCTGGTGGCGGACGGCCGGCGCCGACTGGCCCGGCAGGGTGCACCGCTGGATGCTGGTGGCGGACTACGCGACCTTCCTGCTCTGCGGGCAGGTCGTCGGCAGCCCCTCGCTGGCCGCACGCAGCGGCCTGGCCGACCGGCGCGACGGGCGCTGGTCCGGGGAGATCCTCGGGCATGCCGGCCTCGACGTCGCGTCGCTGCCGGAGCTGCGGCCCGCCGGTAGCCCGGCCGGCACGCTCCTGCGCGAGGTCGGCAAGGCGACCGGCCTGCCCGTCGGCCTGCCGGTCGTCAATGCCGGCCACGATCATCCCTGCGCCGGTCTCGGCTGCGGGCTGGTCGACCCCGGCGGCATGATCGATTCGACCGGCACCTCCGAGGCCTTGAAGACCGTGGTCGACCGGGCCCTGACCTATGACGAGGTCGGCGGGGGGCGCTATGACTGCTATCCTCACGCGGTCCCCGGGCGCTTCCTGCTGTCGGGCCATGTTCCAGCCTCCGGCGGTCTGCTCGACTGGTTGGTGAAGCTCCTGTCCGGTCCCTCGCCGGCGCCGGACGCCGTGCGGGAGCTCTGGCGGCTGGCGGCGCTCTCGCCCCCCGGGGCGAACGGGGTGCGCGTCGCCCCGTTCCTGCAGGGAACCGGCGCGCCCTGGAACCAGCGGGCCCGACGGGCGGGCATCGCATCCCTCGGCGGAGCCAGCGGTCCGGGCGATGTCCTCCGCGCCGGGGTCGAGGCGCTGGCCGCCTGGCTGGCGGTGAACCTTGAGGCCTTCGAGGCGATCGCCGGCGTCCGGCCGCGGCAGGTGACGCTGGCCGGAGGCGGGGCACGCAACGCCTTGGCCAACGCGATCAAGGCGGCGTTCCTCGATCGCCCCTTCGTGATCCCGGACGTGGCGGAGGCGGCGGGTGCGGGCGCCGCGCTGGTCGCCGGTCTCGGCGTCGGCCTCTTCCCCGATGCGACGGCCGCGGCGGCGCTCGGCGGCATCGGCCGGCAGGCCGTCCCCGTCGACCCGGCGCTCGCCGCCGCCTATGCCGGGCTTCGCGACGAGATCGTCCTGCACCTGAAGGCGGAGGCGGGCGCCCATGGCTGA
- a CDS encoding class II fructose-bisphosphate aldolase, producing the protein MPIVSLDRLLQHASQNKYAVGAFVSMNIEVIQAAINAAERKNSPVVIRIHPDSRQITRFDTLALVARHLAAEASVPVGLSLDHGATLADTVDAIRAGCTSVMLDAAEEPLQENIRRVKQVVEVAGPLGVMVEAAVGHMEHGAVQTDDDLADVEEAVRLVRESGATILAPAIGNVHGSAHGEVKARPNLNIGRIAELRRATGVPICMHGGSGTPRDQMRAATDAGVALVILFTDIITAFNEALMQVLNAHSSGIALIDALVPAQHAAQAVIEEKMEDLGSAGQAEAVLHGLRKATV; encoded by the coding sequence ATGCCGATCGTTTCCCTGGATCGCCTGTTGCAACACGCCTCGCAGAACAAATATGCGGTCGGCGCATTCGTCTCGATGAACATCGAGGTGATCCAGGCGGCGATCAACGCCGCCGAACGCAAGAACTCTCCCGTCGTCATCCGCATCCACCCGGATTCGCGGCAGATCACGCGCTTCGACACGCTCGCGCTCGTCGCCCGCCATCTGGCGGCCGAGGCGTCGGTTCCCGTGGGCCTCAGCCTCGACCACGGCGCCACGCTGGCCGACACCGTCGATGCCATCCGCGCCGGCTGCACCAGCGTCATGCTCGATGCCGCGGAGGAGCCGCTGCAGGAGAACATTCGCCGCGTGAAGCAGGTGGTCGAGGTGGCCGGCCCGCTCGGCGTGATGGTGGAAGCCGCCGTCGGGCACATGGAGCACGGCGCGGTGCAGACCGACGACGATCTCGCCGATGTCGAGGAGGCCGTCCGCCTCGTCCGCGAGAGCGGGGCGACCATCCTGGCGCCGGCCATCGGCAATGTCCACGGCTCGGCCCATGGCGAGGTCAAGGCCAGGCCCAACCTCAACATCGGCCGTATCGCCGAGCTCCGCCGCGCCACGGGCGTGCCGATCTGCATGCATGGCGGCTCGGGCACGCCGCGCGACCAGATGCGCGCGGCGACCGATGCCGGCGTCGCGCTGGTGATCCTGTTCACTGACATCATCACCGCCTTCAACGAGGCGCTGATGCAGGTCCTGAACGCCCATTCCAGCGGCATCGCGCTCATCGACGCCCTGGTGCCGGCCCAGCACGCGGCGCAGGCCGTGATCGAGGAGAAGATGGAGGATCTCGGCTCCGCCGGCCAGGCCGAGGCGGTCCTGCATGGGCTGAGGAAAGCGACGGTCTGA
- a CDS encoding ABC transporter substrate-binding protein produces the protein MKRIVSSILACSLAAAAPTLAVAKDLKLVGVTVVDLGNPFFGAIAKGIEGKVREAGGADARTIVASGDYDLGKQSSQFDNFIQAGVDLIIVSAVDSRAIGASIKRAEAAGIPVVAIDNTADGAQATITTDNVTAGRQACQYIVDKLGGKGNALIVNGPPVSGVIDRVKGCKEVFSAHPDIKILSDNQNGIGTREGGLNVTTGLLTAHDDVNAIFTINDPSAIGADLAAKQLSRSGIVITTVDGSPDIEAALKSNTMIEASSAQLPAALASAAVEAGTKLARGETLDQPSILVAPTLVTRDTVGAYKGWNSGQ, from the coding sequence ATGAAACGAATTGTGTCAAGCATCTTGGCCTGCAGCCTTGCCGCCGCGGCCCCGACCCTGGCGGTCGCCAAGGATCTGAAGCTCGTCGGCGTCACCGTCGTCGATCTCGGCAACCCCTTCTTCGGCGCGATCGCCAAGGGCATCGAGGGCAAGGTCAGGGAGGCCGGCGGCGCCGACGCCAGGACGATCGTCGCCTCGGGAGACTATGACCTCGGCAAGCAGTCCTCCCAGTTCGACAATTTCATCCAGGCCGGCGTCGACCTGATCATCGTCTCGGCCGTCGATTCGCGGGCCATCGGCGCCTCGATCAAGCGGGCGGAAGCGGCCGGCATCCCCGTCGTCGCCATCGACAACACCGCCGACGGCGCCCAGGCGACCATCACGACCGACAACGTCACCGCCGGCCGGCAGGCCTGCCAGTACATCGTCGACAAGCTCGGCGGCAAAGGCAATGCCCTCATCGTCAACGGCCCGCCGGTCTCGGGCGTCATCGATCGCGTCAAGGGCTGCAAGGAGGTGTTCTCGGCCCATCCCGACATCAAGATCCTCTCCGACAACCAGAACGGCATCGGCACGCGCGAGGGCGGCCTCAACGTCACGACCGGTCTCCTCACCGCCCATGACGACGTGAACGCGATCTTCACGATCAACGACCCCTCGGCGATCGGCGCCGATCTGGCGGCCAAGCAACTGAGCCGCAGCGGCATCGTCATCACCACCGTGGACGGCTCGCCGGATATCGAGGCGGCTCTGAAGTCCAACACCATGATCGAGGCTTCGTCGGCACAGCTTCCCGCCGCGCTCGCTTCGGCCGCCGTCGAGGCCGGAACGAAGCTCGCCAGGGGCGAGACGCTCGATCAGCCCTCGATCCTCGTCGCGCCGACGCTGGTGACCCGCGACACCGTCGGCGCCTACAAGGGCTGGAACAGCGGGCAATAG
- a CDS encoding MurR/RpiR family transcriptional regulator, which produces MTLPPTSPPSPAAPDDDRRPLRLRMASVNLFPAERRIVEQLLAIPAYELGAMTSSDLSERSGASRSSIDRLSRKLGYQGLKDMRRALLREEAQRGSPASPADGRRSAGDVARRVMASIAARAEAMAQSLARGPDLDRLLEWLTTARSIQLFGAGESAAACTAVYMRLIRLGLPIGFADEHHTQVTLASLMGPADLAVAISYSGGTKSTMWAAKTAKRNGARLVVITGIVGSPLARLADLLVPLPTGPLPGSAEVVDRVIAVGLAEVLFQCLVADAPDLAAQSLRVDDIFSDDRL; this is translated from the coding sequence ATGACGCTCCCGCCCACCTCTCCCCCCTCTCCCGCCGCGCCGGACGACGACAGGCGCCCGCTCCGGCTCCGGATGGCCTCGGTCAACCTGTTCCCGGCCGAGCGCCGCATCGTCGAGCAGCTCCTCGCCATCCCGGCCTATGAGCTGGGGGCAATGACGTCGTCGGACCTGTCCGAGCGCTCCGGCGCGAGCCGGTCGAGCATCGACCGCCTGTCGCGCAAGCTGGGCTATCAGGGCCTCAAGGACATGCGCAGAGCCCTGCTCAGGGAAGAGGCGCAGCGCGGCAGCCCGGCGAGCCCGGCGGACGGGCGCCGCTCCGCCGGCGATGTCGCCCGCCGGGTGATGGCGTCCATCGCCGCGCGCGCCGAGGCCATGGCGCAGTCGCTGGCCCGCGGACCGGATCTCGACCGCCTGCTCGAATGGCTGACCACGGCGCGCTCGATCCAGCTCTTCGGCGCCGGCGAATCCGCCGCTGCCTGCACTGCCGTCTACATGCGCCTCATCCGGCTGGGGCTGCCGATCGGCTTTGCCGACGAGCACCATACCCAGGTCACCCTGGCGTCCCTGATGGGGCCGGCGGATCTCGCGGTGGCGATCTCCTATTCCGGTGGCACCAAGTCCACCATGTGGGCCGCGAAGACGGCCAAGCGAAACGGCGCCCGGCTGGTCGTCATCACCGGGATCGTCGGCTCGCCCCTCGCCCGGCTGGCGGATCTTCTGGTGCCCTTGCCGACCGGGCCGCTCCCCGGCAGCGCCGAGGTGGTCGACAGGGTGATCGCCGTCGGCCTGGCGGAAGTGCTGTTCCAATGCCTGGTCGCCGACGCGCCCGACCTGGCGGCGCAGTCCCTGCGGGTCGACGATATCTTCAGCGACGACAGGTTGTGA